From Chloroflexota bacterium, one genomic window encodes:
- a CDS encoding glucose 1-dehydrogenase yields MRLKDKVAIITGGASGIGRETCRLFAREGAKIMVADLLIEEANKVADELKAQGHQAIAMKVDVTRLGEANRLAKFTLDKFAQIDILANIAGGSAGPVIKTKHSLFAESTKERWDDMINLNLYGTFNCTRAVINHMIERRNGKIINFASTAGMIGMQKAAEYSAAKGGIIAFTKALAKEVGRYGINVNCISPGVIGSPRVQQMPKEMVQLWQEGIPIGRLGKPEEVASVVLFLASDEASYITGENITVAGGLPLGPKGY; encoded by the coding sequence ATGCGACTAAAAGACAAAGTGGCCATCATAACTGGTGGCGCAAGTGGTATAGGGCGGGAAACCTGCAGACTCTTCGCTAGGGAAGGAGCAAAAATCATGGTTGCCGACCTACTAATTGAAGAGGCCAACAAAGTGGCCGATGAGCTCAAAGCCCAAGGGCATCAAGCGATAGCCATGAAGGTAGATGTAACCCGTCTTGGCGAAGCTAACCGGCTAGCTAAATTTACCCTGGATAAGTTTGCCCAAATAGATATACTGGCCAATATCGCCGGGGGGTCAGCCGGACCGGTTATTAAGACAAAGCACAGCCTCTTCGCTGAGTCAACCAAAGAGCGCTGGGACGATATGATTAATCTCAATCTCTACGGGACATTCAATTGCACTCGGGCAGTAATCAACCACATGATAGAAAGACGCAACGGTAAGATTATAAATTTCGCCTCTACTGCCGGGATGATTGGTATGCAAAAGGCAGCTGAATATTCGGCGGCCAAGGGCGGTATCATCGCCTTTACCAAGGCGCTGGCCAAAGAGGTAGGACGCTATGGTATAAATGTTAACTGTATTTCCCCGGGCGTCATTGGTAGCCCCCGTGTTCAACAAATGCCTAAAGAAATGGTTCAGCTATGGCAAGAAGGAATCCCCATTGGCAGGTTGGGTAAACCTGAGGAAGTAGCTAGTGTGGTATTATTTTTAGCTTCAGATGAAGCCAGCTATATAACTGGTGAGAACATTACAGTAGCCGGGGGTCTACCTCTGGGGCCAAA